The Styela clava chromosome 3, kaStyClav1.hap1.2, whole genome shotgun sequence genome includes the window atagaGGAGTCTTTTTATTTATACATTGGAATTACTAGAAAAAAACAGATTTATTTTCAGGTTATTCGTTATataatagaatataaaaaacaatagCCAACAATAACGATGAAATAGCAATGTTTCCATAAACATAAAATCGAAAAAATCATTATAAAAATCAACATGTTGCCATATCTCAATGCCTTCGCTGCGTTTCCGTAGGTTGAATCTAACATGTCGACttcctattttaaaattttgttttcaaaccaTGCCACTCCTCCTGCTGACTCACAGAACAGCAACCTCTTTGTTGAAATGATTATAAAAACCCATATACATCATTTTAATCTTATATTAGGGACAGTTATTATTGAGTTGTTACCCGATTACATAACATTATGGTTAGCATCGGTCATATGTTAAACATTGTGCGTGCTGCTGTTATAAGGGATCGCGTAATCGCGACGATCTTTCAGAAGTCGTTGCATAAGAGTTTTCATGGGAATGTGTAATTTCAAACCATCCATCcctaaatgattttaatatatagTTGTAATAAAGTGTTTTTGTTCGTTCCATTTAAATCTGACAAAGTGCTCCTCTCCTTCCGAGTGAAATTGAGTAATTAACCATTCCCTGACTCGTAGACTTTTCATCTGATTTTATATCCATATTCATCTTAGTGTTTGTTGATGTGGATTGTGGATAACCAGGATACCATGGTAATGCTGAAGCCACTGTACCGTCGGAGAGATATACAGTTTTGGTCTGAAACAATTAATAATACCCCCCTGATTAGTCAGTCATTCACTATGTGAGTTTGCGAAGTTAACGACTTTTTTAATTTCAACCAAAAGCGTCACACTAAGCTGTTCATTAATTAACCAAATACGTGTCGAGATTTTGCTAGTCAGCCGaacaatataaaaacaaacaccTGTTGATTTCGTGTCATTCCAATCCAAACGGTAGCATAATGACTGGATGAAGGAATCTTAGTGCGAAGATAAACTGCCACAGATTGATAATGTtccaatgaatatatatttgcaaGTTCCCATCCAATATCACGACACATTTGTTCAGCTTGAACAAAATTTACATCTTGACGAATGTGCAAATCTTCCGAAATCTTGAAACATTTTCTTCGATAATAGACATCACaatctaaaataatttttttacttcatCCTGATTTTGTTATGTAGAACATTATTGTAGAGAAAATGTATATCAGTATTCTACGTTTATTTCATCATAATATGAAAACTTCGTATTCATTTAAACTTCGTTAATTCATTTAATTAATTGCCTGCTAAAAAGAAAATAtgttgtatttgaatattcagactTTTGTTGAAGATGAAACATAATTTGACAGCTTTCGACACGTCAACAATTGAAATATCTAgttgtttttttcaattttagacTGATTTCTATTTGTTTTGGATTCTCGGGAATCTGTCAATTGACTccaaaatttctgattttgacccaataataaaaatttccatGAATTATTGCAAGCATTTTCTGAAACATATGTATGACAAATGTATAAGATGATAACAATTTTGTGTCCAAAAATCATCATTTAACAAACAAATGAGATATTTCCCAATGTTAATACCTTTTCTGGACTCTTTTTCATGAAATCCAGACAATTTTATGATAGATTTATTCATTGAATCAATTCTTTCTTCCATTTCATCGAGAACTATAgatataagaataaaaaaaacacttaGCTTTAAGGAGTCGTACCAATATTTGAATAGAAAAATGTTTACTAATTGTAAATAATTTACGCattttgtttattcaaagaCTACACGTGACTGAAATAGTCTTTTCAAGTATATTTAGAATAGAGATTTCATAGATGGATGATATATAGTTGTAAGGGTTGCGTTACTGTGTTAAGTAGGTAACTTAACTTCTAAATATATAAGATGAATGCAGCAAAAAACATGTCAAGTTCAAGCGCATTAAACATGATCAAATTATACTGAAAGAAAAAGTTAGAGACATGAAAACGTACTCAATCATACCGGATAATCTCGAATCAATTAGTCtttgtatattttcataatCAACGACACCCGAAGGGCCCTGTGGGCCAATAGGGCCATTTGGTCCTCTATCACCCTTCGGTCCTCTTTTGCCTGGTACTCCGACAACGCGATTTAAATGCAAATCTGTTGATGAGCTGCCACACTGTTGCTTCGCCGAATAACAAAAAGTATTCAAATTCTGACAAAGATCAGAATTTCCGATTGAATGTGACTTAGAAAACACAATCAGATAGAAGATTACCGACAAACGGGATACAATGTTCAGCAtcttgaaacaataaaattacgCGTAGCAAACTGAAAAGTAAATAACTTTtattaatgagcatataattgtCATTGCTAATGGGTGAAAGGCTCTTCCTCTATACACACAAGCGCATACATATTGCATCACTAACGAAAGATTCACTCTAACGCATTTCTTCTTCCTTTTACCATGTACTATTCTACTATATTACCTAAATTGTTAAAATACATCTTATATAATACAAGATCCCACAACGCGGCCTAATCATTCACGTCGTCTGATTGATGAAATCTTTAGATCAGACCTTTAGAGGTCAGATAAAACATAAACTGTCCTATCAAAGTAAGATTCGATCAGgtattttgttaaatattattcaCCCATTAAATTGAATAAGCGAATTGTACTTCCAAGGTTA containing:
- the LOC144421020 gene encoding uncharacterized protein LOC144421020, with the translated sequence MLNIVSRLSVIFYLIVFSKSHSIGNSDLCQNLNTFCYSAKQQCGSSSTDLHLNRVVGVPGKRGPKGDRGPNGPIGPQGPSGVVDYENIQRLIDSRLSVLDEMEERIDSMNKSIIKLSGFHEKESRKDCDVYYRRKCFKISEDLHIRQDVNFVQAEQMCRDIGWELANIYSLEHYQSVAVYLRTKIPSSSHYATVWIGMTRNQQTKTVYLSDGTVASALPWYPGYPQSTSTNTKMNMDIKSDEKSTSQGMVNYSISLGRRGALCQI